Genomic DNA from Pelosinus sp. UFO1:
CATTTAGTGCCAACATAGAACCCAAACAGTCACCGTCGGGATGAACATGGGCAGTAAGTATAACCGTGCTCACGTTTTGTAAAAGGTCAGCAACCTGTTTTAATGAAAAGTTCATAGTTTAGTGACTGCCTTCTTCCTGTTTAATTTTAATTAATAATTCTTGGATGTGAGCACTATAATTTAACGATTCATCAATATGCAACGATAATTCGGGAGTTATTCTCATTCGTATGCGCTTGCCTATTTCGCTGCGCATATATCCTAAAGCACTTTGTAAGCCTTTCCAGGTCTCGGCCTTTTGCTCATCATTCCCCATTAAGCTTACATAAATCTTTGCACTACGCAAATCAGCTGTTGCTTCTACTTGGGTAATAGTTGCAAAACCAACACGTGGATCTTTAAGCTCAGTTAAAATAATTTTGCTAATTTCTTGTTTAATAAACTCCTGGACTTTTTCAACACGGAGTTGCCCCATCTATATACGCCGCCTTTTATTTAACCTTTAGGTTTTATTTCTTCCATTGTGAAAGCTTCAATTACATCGCCTTCTTTAAGATCACGGAATTTATCAACAGTAATACCACATTCATAACCTGCAGCAACTTCTTTTACGTCATCTTTAAAACGTCGTAATGATTCTAACTCACCTTCATGTATTACGATACCATTACGGATTACACGTACTTGGGAGGAGTTGAGTATTTTTCCTTCTAAGACATAAGCTCCTGCAATAACAACCTTTGATATTGTAAACAGTTGACGTATTTCTACGCGGCCTTGAATTACTTCTTTAAATTCTGGCGCCAACATGCCTGTCATAGCAGCTTCTACATCATGTAATGCTTCATAAATAACACGATACAGTCTGATATCAATTTTCTCAGACTCACCAGCTTTGCGTGCATTACCATCAGGACGAACATTAAATCCTATGATTAAGGCGTTGGAAGCAGAGGCCAACATTACATCAGATTCATTAATAGCACCAACTCCAGCGTGTACAATGCTTACTCTTACTTCCTTGTTATTAGCATTTAAGGCTAATAAAGATTGGCGTAACGCTTCAACAGAGCCCTGAACATCAGCTTTAATAACAATATTCAAATCCTGAATATTCCCATCTTGGATTTGTTTAAATAAATCATCTAAGGAAACTTTTTGAGATTGCATTAACTCATCAGTACGTCTTTTAGCAATACGTTTTTCTGCTACAGCTCTTGCTATTTTTTCATCTACAGCGACAAGAACATCACCTGCTTGTGGTACATCGGCCAAGCCAAGTACCTCTACAGGAGTAGATGGTTCCGCTTTTTTCACTTTTTCACCACGATCATTGACCATAGCTCGAACTTTACCATAGGCAATACCAGCAATAATAGTATCACCAATATGCAGAGTTCCTTTTTGCACTAAAACAGTAGCTACAGGGCCTCTTCCTTTATCAAGCTTTGCTTCAATAATAGTGCCATAAGCTTGGCGGTTCGGATTAGCCTTAATTTCTTGCATTTCTGCTACGAGCAATACCATTTCTAAAAGTTCATTAATACCAGTTTTTTGTTGAGCAGAAACTGGTACCATAATAGCATCTCCACCCCAGTCTTCAGAAACAAGACCGTAGTCAGATAATTGCTGTTTAATTCTATCAGGGTTCGCTCCGGGGCGATCCATTTTATTAATAGCTACAATGATAGGGACGTTAGCAGATTTAGCATGATTGATAGCTTCAATCGTTTGTGGCATAACTCCATCATCGGCTGCTACAACTAAAATTGCAATATCAGTAACTTGAGCACCTCGAGCTCGCATAGCTGTGAAGGCTTCATGACCAGGTGTGTCAAGAAAAACGATCTTTTTCCCTTGACAAGTAACCTTATAGGCACCGATGTGTTGCGTGATCCCACCAGCTTCTTGGGAAGTTACATGAGTTTGTCTGATTGAATCTAATAAAGAAGTCTTGCCATGATCAACATGTCCCATAACAGTGACAACTGGCGGTCTATGCACAAGACTAGCAGGATCATCTTCAATCTCCGCGATTTCAGTAGGATCTTCTTCAGGTGGTAGTTCTTGTACAGCAACACCAAATTCTGTAGCAAGCAGCGAGGCAGTTTCAAAATCAAGATCTTGGTTTATGGTAGCCATAACTCCAAGCATCATAAGCTTTTTAATGACTTCACCGACTTCGCGACATAGTTTGCTAGCCAATTCTTTTACAGTAATTGACTCGCCTAATTTAACACTTTTTGGTTTCGGTGGTTCAACTTTAACAGTAGGGGCTGCGTTACGAGGTTGAAATCCGCGATTTTGTTGTGGCTTTTTATTAAAGTTCCCTGCGCCTTGGTTTCTTGAGCCATTATTATTTGCGGGACGATTGTTATTCGATTGGAAACGGTTAGGAGGAGCAGCAGGTCTAGAGTGAACGGAAGGTTGTTGCGTTCCTGCATTTCGGGGTTGTAAAATTTGTGTATTTGGGGAATTCTGCTGCATTGGACGTTGTGGGTTTTGGTGCACAGGACGTTGCGAATTTTGTTGTGCAGGACGTTGTTGATTTTGAAATGGAGTTTGCGTAGGGCGTTGTGGGTTTTGGGAATTTTGCTGCATTGGACGCTGTGTATTTTGTTGTGGTCTATTTAGATTGTTATTGTTTTGATTGGGTTGATTCTGCATAGGACGTTGTTGTTGATTTTGGAAAGAACGTTGGTCGCCTCTATTGACAAAGGATTGTTGCCTATCATTTGCAGGACGGCTCTCTTGTTTGATCGGCTGTTGAGTCTGTACCCTTGGTTTGTTTTCGATACGTTCTGTATTTTGTTGGGATTGAATTGCATTATTTTGTGGTACTGTTGAAGGTGTAGTAGTTATTTTATGAGCAAATGTTCTTGTAATAAGGTTTTTGGCATCATCATCCACACTACTCATATGATTTTTTGCTTCCATATTATTTCTTACTAAAATATCAATTATAACCTTACTCGTTGTGTTAAAATCTTTGGCTAATTCATATATTCTATATTTGGACATTCATCTACCCCCATTTTCTATCTCTCTCGTAATAATACCAGCTAACTACTAAGTAACTTTTTGACCGTATTACTAAAACCACTATCTGTTAACGCTAACGCTGCACGGTACACCTTGCCGATACAATGCCCCAATTGATCTTTTGAAAAAGTTTCATAAATCTCGACATTATAATAGGCAGCCATATCACGATAGCCTTTTTTTGTGGATTCAGAACAATCTGTGGCAATGATAAGAAGTTTAGCGTTACCTGACTTAACTGCTTTTTCAACGGACAATTCGCCTGAAACTATTTTTCCAGCTTTTTGTGCTAGACCTAACATTGAAATTATTTTATCTTCTTTTATCATATTATAATACCAGATCTTAATTGTTCATAGATCTGAGGATCAACGACCCTTTTTAACGCTCGTTCTAATCTTTTCTCTTTAAATGCCTTTAACAAACATTGTTCATTAGAGCAAAGATATGCACCCCGTCCTGACTTTTTACCTGTAGTATCTAAAATAACTTCATTATCAGGTGTGCGGACGACACGTAACAGCTCTTTCTTGTTTTTCATTTCTTGGCAACCAACACACATACGCTGAGGAGTTTTTTTCTGTATAACCATAAAATCCTCCTAGGAATTAACTTGAGATTCGCTTTTAATATCAATTTTCCAACCGGTTAGTTTTGCTGCTAGACGAGCATTCTGACCTTCTTTGCCGATTGCTAAGGACAATTGATAATCTGGCACTACCACTCGTGAAATCTTTTCTACTTCATTAATTTCTACACTGACTACTTTAGCGGGGCTCAATGCATTGGCAATGTATTTGGCTGGATCCGTATTCCATTTTACAATATCTACTTTTTCGCCCTTTAGTTCATTGACAATCGACTGCACTCGCATACCTTTATGTCCAACACAAGCACCTACTGGATCGACATTTTCGTCCCGTGAGTAAACTGCAAATTTGGAGCGTAAACCTGGTTCTCTAGCTACCGATTTTATTTCAACAACCCCATCATGAATTTCTGGGACTTCTAATTCAAATAAGCGTTTCAATAGACCAGGATGGGTACGGGATACTAAAATTTGTGGTCCTTTTGTGGTCTTTTTCACTTCAATTATATATGTTTTTAGTCGATCACCATGTTTATAAACTTCCCCGGCAATTTGTTCAGAAGGTGCTAAGATGGCTTCCGCTTTGCCAAGATCGATATACACGTTCTTTTGTTCAATGCGTTGCACAATACCAGTGAGGATATCACTTTCGCGGTTTGAAAATTCATCATAAATTATACCGCGCTCCGCTTCTCGAATACGTTGCACTACTACTTGTTTTGCTGTTTGGGCTGCAATTCGGCCGAAATTTTTGGGTGTAACCTCTATTTCAACAATATCCTCTAAATCATAACGTACGTCTAATAGACGAGCTTCATTTAAATCTATTTCTAGTCGTGCATCTGTTACTACATCTACTACAGTTTTTCTCGCATATACATGAATTTCACCTGTTGTACGTTCTAACGACACTCTTACATTTTGAGCTGAGCTAAAATTTCGTTTGTAAGCTGAGATAAGTGCTGCTTCAATTGCCTCAAACAATATTTCAGGAGCAATCCCCTTTTCCTTGCCTAGTTGTTCAAAAGCTTGCATGAATTCTGCGTTCACTTAAATTCCTCCTATTCAATTTTTATATTAAAAGTCAACATATAACCTAACTTGAGACGTTTGATTGCGTGGAATCTTAAGTTCAGTGCCATCTACATCAATACTGATTTCACCGTTACTTAAGTTGTTTAATGTACCTACAATACTTTTTTTCCCATTGATTGGCGTAAATGTGGTGATTTCAATTTTATCACCAACATGGCGAACAAAATCTCGATCTTTTCGTAATGCACGATCAAGCCCAGGTGAAGAAACTTCTAAATAATAGCTTTCCTTAATCGGGTCAAGTTCTTCAAGTTTAGCTTCTAGCCGTTCACTTACCCAATGACAGTCTTCAATTTCAATACCGCCTTCTTTATCTAAAAAGATGCGTAAATACCATTCACGTTCCTTGATATATTCCACATCTACCAATTCAATTACGCTTTCAGCAACGATCTCTTGAACAAGCTTCTCTACTAAATTTTCAATGTGCTCTTTCGACATAAAATCCTCCTACCTACGTATATTTCTCTACCACCTTAGTGTTGCTAATAATATGTATGCTTATACCCTATATTTGGTAGGATAAAATAGCCACTAAGCTGAAAGAGTGGGTATTATACCCACTCCTTCGGCGCTAAAAAAACAATTATACTATCAATTAGTATATCACTACCTACTTGCATTTACAATAAGAATTTAGTAAAAGTTAATGGATTTATAACAATTCATTAACTTTTACTATGTCTTTTGTGTTAAGCAAACAGCATCATTTGATCGGATTCTGGTAAATCACCAAGACAACCATGTGTCTTTAAAATATCAACCACTGTTTTTGATATATGGGCCCTATTTCTTAAATCGTCTAAAGAAGAAAAAGGATTGCCGCCACGGGTTAACACAATATTATGAGCAGCATTTTCCCCTACCCCTTGTAAGGAAGATAAGGGCGGTAATAATCCATTATCAACAACTAAGAATTTAGTTGCATCTGATTTATATAAATCTACTCTTTGGAAGGTAAATCCCCGCAAATACATCTCTAAAGCCATTTCAACAATTGTAAGTAATCCTTTTTCCTTGGCTGTTATATTATTACCTTTTGCCTCAAACTCTGCCAATTTATTACGTAAGGCAACTTGCCCTTGCAAAACAAGTTCAGCGTCAAAATCAGTACCTCTTACCGTGAAATAGGCGGCATAAAAGGCTACTGGGTGATGTACTTTACAGTAAGCGATGCGAAAAGCCATCATAACGTAAGCCACGGCATGGGCTTTTGGAAACATATACTTAATTTTTTGACAAGATTCAATATACCACTCAGGCACATTTTTTTCCTTTAATTTTGCTACATCTTCTGGTTTTACGCCTTTTCCTTTGCGAACGCCTTCCATAATTTTAAAGGCTAATTGTGGCTCGACCCCTTTTTGTATAAGATATACCATAATGTCATCACGGGCAGAAATGGCTTCGGATAACTTTGCCGTACCAGCTTTAATTAAGTCTTGTGCATTATTGAGCCACACATCAGTACCATGGGAAAAACCACTGATTCTTACTAATTCACTAAATGTTTTTGGTTTTGTATCTTCTAACATTTGTCTAACAAATTTGGTTCCAAATTCTGGGATGCCAAATGTACCAACAGTGCTACCTAATTGGTCAGGCGTTAAGTTTAACGCTGTTGTTGTGGAAAATAAGCTCATGGTTTCTGGGTCATCCAAGGAAATAGTTTTGGCATCAATTTCCGTTAAATCTTCTAGCATACGAATTACAGTTGGATCATCATGACCAAGGATATCAAGTTTAACTAGTCGACTACTAATGGAATGATAGTCAAAATGAGTAGTGATTGTACCTGAACTTTTGTCATCAGCAGGATGCTGAATTGGTGTAAAGTGATGTACATCCATATCTCTTGGCACAACCATAATACCACCTGGATGTTGGCCTGTTGTTCTTTTTACTCCAGTGCAACCACTAATTAACGCATTAATATAAGCGTTACGTGGTGTGATTCCTTTGTCAGTAAAATAATTTTTTACATATCCATAGGCTGTTTTATCAGCTACAGTAGCAATCGTTCCTGCTCGGAATACATTATCTTTGCCAAATAGTTCCTCGGTATATTTATGGGCAGTCGGTTGATAATGACCGGAAAAATTTAAATCGATATCAGGAACTTTGTCACCATGAAATCCCATAAAAACAGCAAAGGGAATATCATGGCCATTTTTGATGGTTTTAGAATTACATTGTGGACATTGTTTATCAGGTAAGTCAAAACCACCACCGTAACTACCATCGGTTACAAATTCACTAAATTTACATTTAGGACAACTCCAATGAGGTGGCAATGGATTAACCTCTGTTATATCTGTCATCGTAGCTACAAAAGAGGATCCGACAGAACCTCGAGAACCTACTAGATAACCATCATCAAGTGATTTTTTTACTAGTTTGTGAGCAATAAGATATAAAACAGCAAAACCATTATTAATAATCGCATCTAACTCGTATTTTAAGCGTTCCGCTACAACCGCAGGTAATGGATTGCCATATATTTGTTCAGCTTTATTATACGACATAGAACGTATTTGATCTTCAGCACCAGGGATTTGCGGTGAGTACAGTTCATCAGGTATTGGTTTAAAATTATCAATAAGTTCATTAATACGTCTTGGGTTTTCTACGACGACTTCATAAGCCTTTTCTTCGCCAAGATACATAAATTCATTCATCATCTCTTCTGTTGTCCGAAAATATAAGGGAGGCTGCTGATCAGCATCGCTAAAACCTTTGCCAGCCATCATAATGCGCCTGTAAACTTCATCTTCGGGATTTAAAAAATGTACATCACAAGTTGCGACTACTAATTTATTAAGTTTGAGGCCTATCTCACAAACCCTACGATTGATTTGCCGTAATCCTTCTTCATTTGCTACCATACCTTCTCTTATTAAAAAGGAGTTATTCCCGATAGGCTGAATTTCTAGATAATCGTAAAAGCTAGCAATTTTAATTAATTCATCCTCATTCTCTCCGCGTAATATCGCCTGAATTAATTCGCCTGCTTCACAAGCCGAGCCTAATAATAAGCCTTCTCGATATTCCATAAGAATCTTACGGGGTACGCGAGGGGTTCGATACAAATATTTTAGGTGGGATAAAGAAACTAATCGATATAAATTTCGTAAACCGATACTGTTTTTGGCTAAAATAATAATGTGACGAGCTTTTTTTACATCATCTTCTATTAAGTAGCCTTCCATGCCATAAATTACTTTTATTCCTGCTTTAACGGCAGCTTCATGAGCTTCAGGAAAAGCCTGTACGACGCCATGATCTGTAATTGCCACTGCTGAGTGGCCCCACTTAGCAGCGGTTTTAATAAGATCTTTTGCCGAGACCATTGCATCCATATTACTCATACGAGTATGGGCATGTAATTCAATTCGTGTTTTAGGAGCATTATCCATTCGACTTATTTGATCTACTCTACACATACTATCAGCATACAACACTAATTCATTACTGTATTTATCAAATTGAACTGTACCTTTGGCTTTTATGGTCATACCTTTTGTCAATGAAGTTGATACCTTGTCAATTTGTTGTTTATCCTTGTCTTCAAAAAATACCTTACCACTAAGACCATCTGTTAAGTCCCCAATATCAAAGGTTAACAGTTGTCGCCCTGAACGCAATTCTCTTAGCTCAAAATTAACAAGCTGCCCTTCTACGATAACATTTCGGGCTTCTTCCTGAATTGTACTCATGGGTACGGGATCTGCTTTAATATTTCTACCAAAAATGACTGGATTATCTACTTTTGTTTCACTAGGCGATTTGTAATCTGATATAGCCTCTAAATATTCGGGTGTTAATAAGTCATCATCAGAAATAATGTTATCTTCAGCAGCAGTTGTAATACATTTAATGGTACAATTACGTCCAAATTCTTCTACCATAAATTTCTGCATACTTTGTACAACTCCATGCGTAGCAAAAATCTCTGCAGCTAAATCACCAATAGTCTCAAGGGTTAAGGTATGTCCATCAAAGCTCCATTTGGCACTTAAAAGTAAATGTTTAATAGAATAAATATTTTTTGAAATGTGTGTTACAAAATCCGTCCAATTATTTGCTAAATAATCTTCTAAAACTTTTACAGTTTGTATGAAATTAACTTTTTTCAAGCCACAATCAGTACAAAACTTTTCTTCAGCCAAGGCGACTATTTGACTGGATAACTTCTGGGGAACTGTAATAAATACATCCCAGGTGTTGGTAGTCGTATGTACCTCAACTTTAGTAACTTTACAAGACTTAACTAATTCTTTGTCTTCTGGCTTAATCGATAGTTGTGTAATAAATGTTAAAAAATTTTCAGGATTATCCGGTATGATACAATAACTATACATTTTCGAAAACCTCTTTCATGACCAGCACAATTAGGATTTTAAATCGTTTTAAGAGACATGATCATCATGTCATATGAAATTATTGGGGTGGAATAGTGTTTTTTCTTATTTTAACATATTTTTATATAATATAGAGACTGTAATTTAAAACCTTTTTTAAGAGAATGTAAAAGAAAGGATACGCCAAAGGACATCAAATCAATCCTTTGGCGTGTTTACTTCTCTATTTTTTTGGTATATCCACTAAACTACTGTTCATCTATGCCGCTTAGATGATGTGAATCATTTACTAAGTCGACCAATATTTGGTTACCATGATATTCAAGTATATTAATAGCTGTGTTATCTTGCTTAATGTTCCAAAGATGATTGAGATGAATATTAAGCGCGGCACACAGTAATGTGCGTATGGTCCCCCCATGGGACACGACGACAATGGTTTGCGCTGGATGTTGTGAGACTAATTTGTCTAACGCAATAGAGGCCCGCTCTTTTACTTCTTTAAAGCTTTCACCGCCGGGAATTTCAACTTCATCGGGATGAGTAAAGAGTGTTGTCATCTGCTCGGTACATTGACTACTAATTTTTTCATAGGTTAACCCTTCCCATTGACCAAAATTAATTTCTCTAAATTCAGGTACCGTTGTCACTTGAAGATTATGTTTGTTAGCAATACATGTTGCTGTTGTTAAGGCACGGCTTAAATCGCTGGCATATACGGCAGAAATTTTTTCATTAGCTAGACGATTTGCTGCTAACCTTGCTTGTTGTAACCCTTTTTCTGTTAATGCAACGTCACAATGCCCTTGGTATTTCATTTCTAAATTCCATAGAGTTTGACCATGACGTACTAAAATAACTTTTGTCATCTGTTACCACCTATAACTTTTTGCAATGCATTTACTAAAAGCGTATTTTGTTCTGGCTTCTTTACTGCTACACGAAAATAGTCGCAGGACAAACCCGGATAATTATCACAATTACGAATTAGGATGTTGTAGGATGTCATAATTTCTACTAATTGTGCCGCTGTAAGAAGAGTTTCTTTACAATTTACCAAAATGAAATTTACTGATGGGAAGTATGGCTTTAGCCCTTTTATCGCTAACAACTTATTATATAAGTCTTTTTTTGCTTCTTGGATATATTCTATACTTGCAGTTTGGTAGCCAGTGTCACCTAAAGCTACGACGCCGGCATTTTGCGCTAACGTGTTGACATTCCAAGGATCTTTTCCTTTATGTAGCAAAAGAGTAAGCGTTGGATTAGCTAGGCTAAAGCCCAACCTTAAACCCGGAATAGCATAGAACTTAGTAAGTGAGTGTAAAATAATAAGATTATCATATTGCGCTAATAAGTTTCGACATGTATATAAAGCAGCATCGGGTAAGAAGTCAATAAAAGATTCATCAACAACTACATACGTATTCTGGGATTTTGCCGTTACGATGAATTGTTCTACTTGTTGAGTTGAAACAAGTGTACCTGTAGGATTATTAGGATTACAAATAAATACAATATCTATATCCACTAGCTGCTTTGCTATGGCATCGAGATCAATTGCAAAACCGTATTTTTCATTAAGATAAAAATATTCAACAGTCGCCCCGCTAGCCCTAGCAGCAGATTCATATTCACTGAAAGTTGGTGCTGTTACTAACACACGTTTTGGAGTTATTATATGACATAAAACATACATAAGCTCAACTGCACCATTACCAATTGCTATTCGCTCACTATCTACATGATAGAACTGACTAATTGCTTGCTTTAGTGCATAAGCCTCGGCATCGGGGTAGTGAATAACAGATTCCAAAGACTCTTCTAAGGATCGCCGGATTTTCACTGACAAACCAAGGGGATTAATATTAGCACTAAAATCTAATATCTCATTAAAAGATCCACCGTTTTTTCGTGTTGTAGCATATAAATTTCCGCCATGTTCAAAAGCATTGTTCCCACTCATGACTGTCACCTTCTTGTTTCATTAATCCGCCAGAAATGAAATTTACAGTATGCAGAAATTTGACACCGGTGCAGCATCTGTTAATTTCTTCAATACAAGCGGGGCAATTGCTTAGTTTATTTGCTGGGAAGAGCACACCAACAACTGTACCACTATGAGCAACATTTACTCCTACAGCTCCCCAGGAAAGACCTATGTCAATTATTTCTTCTAAATGTGGTTTAAATAAAATCTTTTGATTCGCTAATGCGCTAATTGTAGCTCCTTTACCAAGTAGAAAAACATCTTTCTTGGTAAGGCCGTTGATAATTAAATTCATTGCTTGCTTTACTTGCAATTCTTTTGAATGATTTAGTTTTTCTAAATCACTCCGTTGATTAAAATGCAGCGTATCAATTTCGCCGCCTACATCAAAGATTACGATATGCATCGGAATTGCGTGTCCTAAGTATCGGCGAAGGTGTCCCTTTACATGATCAAACAAGATAATACCAGGGTAAAATATACCATCCGTAGGTTCAATTGACAGGGCGATATCTGCTATTTCATCAGGTGATAAAAGTGTACCTCTACTTAAGGCAATACATTGGCATGCAGCACTAATATCAGCACTACTGGAAGCCATGCCTTTGCCTAGTGGTAATTCAGATTTTACGCTAACATGAAAACCATCATTAGGGATTTTTAAAAACTGAAGTGTTTTGGTGATGGCAGTTGCGACCTTATTTCCAATTGATACAATACCAATATCTTTATTAGGCATTACCGTTACCTTTGAGTATAAATCAATAGGACAAGTAATTAAAAAACTTTTTCCATTGATTGTACCTTGTGCTAATTCGCCACATGAACCAGGGGCTTTGACGGTTACCCTCATACAAGTGTTCTCCATACGTTATTATTTATATAAATTAATAAAATTTCGCTGAATTCTTTAAGGCTAACTATCTTTACAACAACTATATCTTCCGCTATATTATTTGTCAACCTGACTAAAATGGACTATTTAGAAGGATTAAAGTGGAATTTGCCTTTAATATAAGAAGATGATTAATACCATTATTTCGGAGAGTTCACTAATTGCGCCGTATACATCTCCTGTTAAACCACCTATAATATTTTTAACATAATTGGAAAAAATCATAGTGATCATAATAATACTTGCTAGGCTTACAATTGCTTGTTTGCCTAAGGGGACTACCAATAGTAAGGTGAGAAGGAAAGCAATATAGAGGGTGTTTTTGTCCGCATATAAGGCAAAGGCTTTGCCGATACCATCAAGGCGAGCATAGGAAAACATAGTAATTCCTATGACCATAGCAAATCGTCCTAATAATGGCATAATAAATAAAGCAGTAGGAATTCCTAGTGGAGAAATATCCATTAACAGTGACCACTTTAGAATAACAAGTAAAACAAAAGCGACAACACCATTTGCTCCGACTCTACTGTCTTTCATTATTTCTAACATTCTATCTTTTGAACGACCAGAGAATATACCATCCATGGTATCCATAAAACCATCACAATGTAATCCACCTGTGAGAATAATATTAGCAATAATTAGAATGATTGCTAATACATGTGGTGGCATATACATACCCATATGTGGCAAAAATTCTGTAAGAAAATGGTTTATAAGTACTAATAAAATCCCGAGAATAGCACCTACTAAGGGAAAATACTTCACACTTCGACCGAAACTTTCAGATGACCACTCTGTTTGTTTGATTAT
This window encodes:
- the rbfA gene encoding 30S ribosome-binding factor RbfA encodes the protein MGQLRVEKVQEFIKQEISKIILTELKDPRVGFATITQVEATADLRSAKIYVSLMGNDEQKAETWKGLQSALGYMRSEIGKRIRMRITPELSLHIDESLNYSAHIQELLIKIKQEEGSH
- the rimP gene encoding ribosome maturation factor RimP → MSKEHIENLVEKLVQEIVAESVIELVDVEYIKEREWYLRIFLDKEGGIEIEDCHWVSERLEAKLEELDPIKESYYLEVSSPGLDRALRKDRDFVRHVGDKIEITTFTPINGKKSIVGTLNNLSNGEISIDVDGTELKIPRNQTSQVRLYVDF
- a CDS encoding ribosomal L7Ae/L30e/S12e/Gadd45 family protein, with the protein product MLGLAQKAGKIVSGELSVEKAVKSGNAKLLIIATDCSESTKKGYRDMAAYYNVEIYETFSKDQLGHCIGKVYRAALALTDSGFSNTVKKLLSS
- the nusA gene encoding transcription termination factor NusA, with the translated sequence MNAEFMQAFEQLGKEKGIAPEILFEAIEAALISAYKRNFSSAQNVRVSLERTTGEIHVYARKTVVDVVTDARLEIDLNEARLLDVRYDLEDIVEIEVTPKNFGRIAAQTAKQVVVQRIREAERGIIYDEFSNRESDILTGIVQRIEQKNVYIDLGKAEAILAPSEQIAGEVYKHGDRLKTYIIEVKKTTKGPQILVSRTHPGLLKRLFELEVPEIHDGVVEIKSVAREPGLRSKFAVYSRDENVDPVGACVGHKGMRVQSIVNELKGEKVDIVKWNTDPAKYIANALSPAKVVSVEINEVEKISRVVVPDYQLSLAIGKEGQNARLAAKLTGWKIDIKSESQVNS
- a CDS encoding PolC-type DNA polymerase III, whose product is MYSYCIIPDNPENFLTFITQLSIKPEDKELVKSCKVTKVEVHTTTNTWDVFITVPQKLSSQIVALAEEKFCTDCGLKKVNFIQTVKVLEDYLANNWTDFVTHISKNIYSIKHLLLSAKWSFDGHTLTLETIGDLAAEIFATHGVVQSMQKFMVEEFGRNCTIKCITTAAEDNIISDDDLLTPEYLEAISDYKSPSETKVDNPVIFGRNIKADPVPMSTIQEEARNVIVEGQLVNFELRELRSGRQLLTFDIGDLTDGLSGKVFFEDKDKQQIDKVSTSLTKGMTIKAKGTVQFDKYSNELVLYADSMCRVDQISRMDNAPKTRIELHAHTRMSNMDAMVSAKDLIKTAAKWGHSAVAITDHGVVQAFPEAHEAAVKAGIKVIYGMEGYLIEDDVKKARHIIILAKNSIGLRNLYRLVSLSHLKYLYRTPRVPRKILMEYREGLLLGSACEAGELIQAILRGENEDELIKIASFYDYLEIQPIGNNSFLIREGMVANEEGLRQINRRVCEIGLKLNKLVVATCDVHFLNPEDEVYRRIMMAGKGFSDADQQPPLYFRTTEEMMNEFMYLGEEKAYEVVVENPRRINELIDNFKPIPDELYSPQIPGAEDQIRSMSYNKAEQIYGNPLPAVVAERLKYELDAIINNGFAVLYLIAHKLVKKSLDDGYLVGSRGSVGSSFVATMTDITEVNPLPPHWSCPKCKFSEFVTDGSYGGGFDLPDKQCPQCNSKTIKNGHDIPFAVFMGFHGDKVPDIDLNFSGHYQPTAHKYTEELFGKDNVFRAGTIATVADKTAYGYVKNYFTDKGITPRNAYINALISGCTGVKRTTGQHPGGIMVVPRDMDVHHFTPIQHPADDKSSGTITTHFDYHSISSRLVKLDILGHDDPTVIRMLEDLTEIDAKTISLDDPETMSLFSTTTALNLTPDQLGSTVGTFGIPEFGTKFVRQMLEDTKPKTFSELVRISGFSHGTDVWLNNAQDLIKAGTAKLSEAISARDDIMVYLIQKGVEPQLAFKIMEGVRKGKGVKPEDVAKLKEKNVPEWYIESCQKIKYMFPKAHAVAYVMMAFRIAYCKVHHPVAFYAAYFTVRGTDFDAELVLQGQVALRNKLAEFEAKGNNITAKEKGLLTIVEMALEMYLRGFTFQRVDLYKSDATKFLVVDNGLLPPLSSLQGVGENAAHNIVLTRGGNPFSSLDDLRNRAHISKTVVDILKTHGCLGDLPESDQMMLFA
- the rnpM gene encoding RNase P modulator RnpM, producing MVIQKKTPQRMCVGCQEMKNKKELLRVVRTPDNEVILDTTGKKSGRGAYLCSNEQCLLKAFKEKRLERALKRVVDPQIYEQLRSGIII
- the infB gene encoding translation initiation factor IF-2; its protein translation is MSKYRIYELAKDFNTTSKVIIDILVRNNMEAKNHMSSVDDDAKNLITRTFAHKITTTPSTVPQNNAIQSQQNTERIENKPRVQTQQPIKQESRPANDRQQSFVNRGDQRSFQNQQQRPMQNQPNQNNNNLNRPQQNTQRPMQQNSQNPQRPTQTPFQNQQRPAQQNSQRPVHQNPQRPMQQNSPNTQILQPRNAGTQQPSVHSRPAAPPNRFQSNNNRPANNNGSRNQGAGNFNKKPQQNRGFQPRNAAPTVKVEPPKPKSVKLGESITVKELASKLCREVGEVIKKLMMLGVMATINQDLDFETASLLATEFGVAVQELPPEEDPTEIAEIEDDPASLVHRPPVVTVMGHVDHGKTSLLDSIRQTHVTSQEAGGITQHIGAYKVTCQGKKIVFLDTPGHEAFTAMRARGAQVTDIAILVVAADDGVMPQTIEAINHAKSANVPIIVAINKMDRPGANPDRIKQQLSDYGLVSEDWGGDAIMVPVSAQQKTGINELLEMVLLVAEMQEIKANPNRQAYGTIIEAKLDKGRGPVATVLVQKGTLHIGDTIIAGIAYGKVRAMVNDRGEKVKKAEPSTPVEVLGLADVPQAGDVLVAVDEKIARAVAEKRIAKRRTDELMQSQKVSLDDLFKQIQDGNIQDLNIVIKADVQGSVEALRQSLLALNANNKEVRVSIVHAGVGAINESDVMLASASNALIIGFNVRPDGNARKAGESEKIDIRLYRVIYEALHDVEAAMTGMLAPEFKEVIQGRVEIRQLFTISKVVIAGAYVLEGKILNSSQVRVIRNGIVIHEGELESLRRFKDDVKEVAAGYECGITVDKFRDLKEGDVIEAFTMEEIKPKG